A window of Actinomycetes bacterium genomic DNA:
GAGCTGCACCGGGCGCACGGCCGCGAGCAGCACCTCCACGACCCGGGTGGCCTTCTCCTCCACCACCCCGGAGGCGACCGCGATGCCGTAGCCGATGATCTGCCCGTAGAGCAGGAACACGGCGGTGAAGGCGATGGCCTCCCGAGCCCGGTTCTCGGGGCTGCTCGGCTCGAGCGCCTGCACCGGCAGCGGCGCCGGCGCCAGCACCGACTGGATCTGCGCCGGGTTCAGGTCGGTCCCGGCCAGCGCGGCCTGGGCGCGGGCGACCCGTGAGGCCGACTGGACGAGCACCTCGAGCTCGGTGTCGGGGTCGTCCTTGGTCACGACCTGCCTGCCGTCGACGATCACGGCGTCGAGCTTCTCGTCGCGCAGGGCCGCCTCGGCGGCGGCCAGGTCGGCCGGCCGGTGCAGCTTGACCTTCACGCCCGCCAGGGGTGCCTGCTCCTGGAGGGCCCGGGAGAGCCGCTGCGACTCCGCCCCGACCAGCCCGATGTCGTAGGTCGGGGTCCTGCCCGAGCCGAGCAGCTTGGGTACCACGATGAACGCGCAGAGGATGGCCAGCGTCACCAGGGTCGAGATCAGGAACGACCGGTCGCGTGTGCGCTCGACCAGCTCCCGCCGCGCGACCAGGCGCACGCCGTCGAAGCGGGTCATGTCACACTACCTCCCTGAACAGTTCAGTCGTGCCGATCACGGTCACCTCGGGCATGTCGGTCACCCAGGACGTCTCGTCATCTACTGCTCGCCCGGCGTCCTTCAGGCCTGCACCGCCTGCCTGAACAGGTCGGCCAGGGACGGCTCGACCGCGCTGAAGTGGGTGACCCGGCCCGCGGCACGAGCGGCGTCGAGGACCTGCTGCTCGTCGCCGTCGTCGTCCAGTTCGCGCAGCACCCGGCCGTTGGACTTGTCGACCACGGTCATCCCCGGCACGCCGGTCGCCCAGTCGGCCGGGGCGCCGGCCACGTCGACCTGCAGGCGCCGGCGGCGTCCGGCCGCGCGCAGCCCGGCGACCCCGCCGGTGGCGACCAGCCGCCCCTTGTTGATGATGGCCACCGCCTCACACAGCCGCTCGACCAGCTCGAGCTGGTGGCTCGAGAAGATCACCGGGGTCCCCTCGGCCGCCTTGGCCTTGAGCACGCCGGCGAGCACGTCGACCCCGACCGGGTCCAGGCCCGAGAAGGGCTCGTCCAGCACGAGCAGCTCGGGATCGTGGACCAGGGCCGCGGCGAGCTGGACCCGCTGCTGGTTGCCGAGCGACAGCGCCTCGACCCGGTCGCTGGCGCGCTGTGCCACGCCGAGCTGCTCGATCCAGTAGGCGGCCGCGTCGCGGGCTTCCCTGGCCGAGAGCCCGTGCAACCGGGCGAAGTACTCCAGCTGGTCGCGGACCCTCATCCTCGGATAGAGCCCACGTTCTTCGGGGATGTAGCCGACGCGTTTGCGGATTTCGCCGTTCATGGGTCGGCCGCGCCAGCGCACTTCGCCGGCGTCGGGTTCGAGGACCCCGAGGATGATTCGCATGGCGGTGGTCTTGCCGGCGCCGTTGGGGCCGACGAAGCCGAACATCTGGCCCTCGGCGACGGTGAACGACAGGTCGTCGAGGGCGACCAGGTCGCCGTAGCGGCGGGTCAGCCCCTTCAGTTCCAGCACGTGGTTCCCACCTGTTGTCGCGGGCTGCCAAGACTCCGGCTGCACCATAGCAGCGGGGCTGGTCGGTGCCGTCCCGCCGCGGGAGGAACCTGACGTCCTCCTCCGAGGGTGTCGCGCGCGGCCTGTGCCGCCTGGGGTGGGACCCGGCCGGGACGGCGTCGGCCACCTGGCTGCGGTACACGGGCGCTTATCCCCTCTTGACCTGCGTCGAGTATCCTGAGAAGCGTCCGGGCGAGGGGAGTAGCTGAACGAAGCCCCGTCAGCACGCCGCAGCCTGCGCGGCCGGGGCCAGGCCGGAGCTCGAGTGCTCCGGTGGCCAGACTTCGACCGGACCGGCTGCCCCGGCCGTGGTCGGGGTCATGTCAGCAGGCGGGCGCCCCCAGCGCCATATCGAGGAGTGAACAAAACCCGATGGGTGGACGCAACTACCTGAAGACCACGCTGCTGCTCGCCTCCATGAGCGCCGTGGTCCTGTTCATCGGCTCGACCATCGGCGGCGGGCGGTTCCTGCCCCTCGCCCTCGGCTTCGCCATCCTCATGAACGGGGTGGCCTACTTCTTCTCGGACAAGATCGCCATCCGGGCGGCCCGGGCCGCTCCGGTGACCGAGGCAGAGTTCCCCGAGCTGTACCGGATCGTACAGGGGCTTGCCGTCAAGGCGAGCATCCCCATGCCCAAGCTGTACGTGTCGCCCAGCCGGCAGCCCAACGCGTTCGCGACCGGCCGCAACCCCCAGCACGCGGCGGTCGCGGTCACCCAGGGGATCCTGCCGATCCTCGACCGTCGCGAGCTGGAAGGCGTGCTCGCCCACGAGCTGTCCCACGTGATGAACCGCGACATCCTGATCTCGTCGGTGGCGGCCACAATGGGCGCGATCATCACGTTCCTGGCCCGGCTGGCCTGGTTCATCCCACTCGGGGGCGGCGACCGCGACCGCAACCCGCTCGCCGAGATCGCCCTGCTCATCCTCGGGCCGATCGCCGCGCTGGTGATCCAGATGGCCGTCTCGCGGAGCCGGGAGTTCGGCGCCGACTCCTCGGGCGCGAAGCTCACCGCCGACCCGCTCGCCCTGGCCAGCGCGCTGCGCAAGATCGACGCGTACTCGCGCGGCACCCTGCCCGCCACCACCAGCCCGTCAACCGCGCACCTGTTCATCTCCAACCCGTTCAAGGGCAGCGCCGGGCTGGCCAAGATGTTCTCGACCCACCCGCCCACGGCCGAGCGGGTCGCCCGCCTGGAAGCAATGGTCTACGACCCGCGGCGGTACTGAAGCAGGCCCATGGCCCATGCTGCCGCGGCGGGATCGCCCGCGACCTTGGCAGGCGCTCGTGGGGGAAGCGTGGACCTTGCCGGACCGCGGCTCCCCGGCACGTTGGCACAGGCGCTGTTGGGGGGCCGTGGGGGGAGCGAGCTCCCCCCACATCGAACGGGGACTGCCGGGGAGACATCCCCCCGGTGAGTTCCACCAGACCACCTCCACCCAGAGAGGCATGCCAATGAACTGTCCCGTCGACCGCACGCCGCTCACGATGACAGAACGCCAAGGCGTCGAGATCGACTACTGCCCGTCATGCCGGGGGGTGTGGCTGGACCGGGGGGAGCTGGACAAGCTGATCGAGCGCTCGGCGTCCTGGTCGCCCAGGCGCGAGCGGGGCTACGGCGACCACGACGACGACTACGACGACGACGACGACGACCGCGAGCACCGGTCGCGCTCCTACGGCCACGAGTCCTACGGGCACCGGCCCTACGACAAGAAGCAGAAGCGCAAGGGGATGCTCGGCGAGCTGTTCGACTTCTGACCGCCGGCCGAACCTGGCGGTCGGAATCGGAGGGGCGCGGTCGCGAGGGCGCCCGATGCCGAGCGCGAGCGGGATCGCCCGCGGGGTCGTAGAGGCCCGGCGGGCCTCCCGGCGGTCGCGCCGGCCCGTCTTCTGTCTGGCGGCTTTGAAGCCCTGCACGGTGCGCGGGCTTCGCCAGACGGGTCTCACGCCACGGGTCTCACGCACGGGTCTCACGCCACGTGGACGAACGGGCGCCGTCGGCGGTTGGGTTCTGCCTCCCGCAGCACCTCCCGGGTGACAGGGGCGACCTCACCGTCGCCGAAGACGAGGTAGCGCAGCAGGTTCATGACCGGGTTGCCCTCGGTCCACTCGAAGTAGGCGTGGGGCAGCGTGCTGGTCCTGTCGCGGATGTAGAGCAGCAAGGCTGCGATCGCGTTGGGCACGGCGGAGCTGTCGGCCCGCAGGATCCGGTAGCCGTAGCGTTCCTCGCCGGTGACGTGGAGCACCGAGGCGAACTCCGAGGGGTCGAGCACCGTCACCTCCAGGAACAGGACCGGGTCGTCGGCGGGGAGGTGGTGGGCCGCGCGCGTCTGCTCCTCCTTTTCGCGGTACTCGGCCTCGTCGCGGGCGTCGGGCTCGTTGGCGATGATGCTGATTTCGCCCGTGGCCGCCTGGTCGACGAAGCAGCGGGCGGCCGCGTCCATGCGCACCTCGGTCACGCGCAGCTCGGTGGCCCGCGTCGCCCTGGAGATGATCGAGGTGGTGACGATCACGACGACGAAGAAGGACGCGATGCGGATACCCTCTGGTCGCTCGAGGACGTTCGCGACCGTGGTGTAGGCAAAGGCGAGCGTGACCAGGCCGAACGCGATCACGGCGGAGCGGCGGCCACGGCGCCGGGCCGACAGCGTCACCGCGATGGCCGCTGAGGACATCAGCACCAGCACGCCGGTGGCGTACGCCCCGGCCTGCGCCTCGACATCGGCCCGGAACAGCAGGGTGATCGCGAAGGCGACGCAGGTGAACACGAGCGCGAGTGGGCGTACCGCACGGGTCCACTCGGGAGCCATGCCGTAGCGGGGCAGGTACCTCGGCACGATGTTCAGCAGCCCCACCATCGCGGAGGCGCCGGCGAACCAGAGGATGCTGATCGTGCTCAGGTCGTAGGCGGTCCCGAAGCCGTTGCCCAGGTACTGGTGGGCCAGGTACGCCAGTGCGCGACCGCTGGCCTGGCCGCCCTTCTCGAACTCCCGATGGGGGATGAGCACGGTCGTCGCGAAGCTGCTGGTGACCAGGAAGCCGCTCATGATCAGCGCGGCGGTCACAAGGAGCTTGCGGGTGTTGCGGATCCGGCCCTCGGGATGCTCGGGCGTGTCGGTTGGCGCGCCACGCACCAGGGGCATCACGGCCACGCCGGTCTCAAAGCCCGACAGGCCGAGTGCAAGCTTCGGGAAGACGATGAGCGCCACCGCGATCATCGCCAGCGGGCTGCTGTAGCTGGTGGTCAGCAGGTGCCGCCAGTCGACCACGACCTGCGGGTTCTCCAACACGTGCTGCAGGGCGACGACCACCACGACCAGGTTGAGCGCCAGGTAGGTGGCGACGAGACCGACCGCGATCCCGATCGCCTCCCTGAAGCCCCTGAGGAAGATCCCGCCCAGCAGCCCGATCAGGAGCAGTGTGACGGCGACCCGGTGGCCCTCGAGGAAGCTCGGCATGAGCGGGTTCTCAAGGACGTGCGCGGTGGCGTCCGCTGCCGAGAGCGTGATGGTGATGACGAAGTCGGTGGCCACGAAGCCGAGCAGCACCAGCACGAACAGCTTGGCCTGCCACCACGACAGCAGCCGCTCGAGCATCGCGATCGAGCCCTCACCATGGGGGCTCTCCTCGGCGACGCGGCGGTAGATCGGGAGCGCGCCGAACAGCGTGAGCAGGACCAGCAGGATCGTGGCGATGGGCGAGAGCACGCCAGCGGCCAGGGCAGCGATTCCCGGCTGGTAGCCCAGCGTCGAGAAGTAGTCCACCCCGGTGAGGCACATGACCTTCCACCAGGAATGCTGATGGCGCCCGGTCGCCCCCCCGTGCGGGCCCTCCATCTGCTTGGCCTGGTCGGTGAGGCCCTCCAGGAGCCAGCTCCTGAAGCGGGCAGCCAGCCGGGGGCTCGCAACGCCCGTCGTCGTGGCCACATACCCCTCCCGCGTCCAACGCTTGCATCACCCGATGCCCGGCCACCGTCGCCTCGCAGCGTCGAAGGTCCGGCCATCCTCTGGCCATCATATGGTTCAGGGTGGCCCGGTCACGGGCCCACGAGCCCATCTGCCGGCACTCAGCTCTGGCCGTCCCCATGCTGCGGCGCGGCCGCTGGCAAGAGGGTGGGCGACCATGGGACGGGCCTCACTCCTCGGTGGATGGCAGGCGTGCCGGCGCGCCCGTCAGGACGGTGTGGGGTCGGCGTCGCGGGTGCCTGGCCTGGGGGCCGTGAAGAGCGGCGCGAGATCTGGGGCCCGCTGGGGGTCGGTCAGCGCGAGGATCTCGTCGCCGGCGCGCAGCGCGGTGGAGCCCTGGACGGGGACGAGCTGGCCGTGGCGGATCACGAGGCTGATCCACACGTCTTCGCCGAGGTCGAGGTCGCCGATCATGCAGCCGTCGGCCGGGGAGCCAGCCGCCACGACGTGGCGGCGCAGCCCGCGTGGCTCGTGGCGAAACCGCACGCCCAGGCTCCACGGTTCGGGTTCCACGATACGCATCGGCACACCGAGCCGGGCCGCCACGGCAGGCACAAGGCCGCCCTGCACGACGACCGAGAAGGCCACGACCACGAAGACGACGGCGTACAGCCGGGACGCGTCGGGCACGCCGGCGGCGAGCAGGAAGGTGCCGAGCAGGATCGGGACCGCACCCTTGAGCCCGGCCCACAGCACGAACAGCCGCTCCCCCCAGGTCAGCCGGACCGGCAGCAGCAGCAGCCCGACCAGCAGCGGGCGGACCACGAAGGTCAGCAGCACCGCCAGGGCAAGGCCGATGCGCCACGCGCCACCGTCGGGCAGGGTGTGCAGGCCCACGGTGAGGCCGAGCACGATGAAGGCCACGATCTCGGCCAGGCTGGCCAGGGCGGCGTGGAACCGCTCGATCTCACCCTTGTAGGGGGCGCGTGCGTCCCCGGCCAGGATGCCGGCGATGAACACGGCCAGAAAGCCGGAGCCGTGGGCGACGGTCGCCGCGCCGTAGATCACCATGGCGGCGGCGAGCACGCGAAGCGGGTACAGGCCCTCGCTGGGTAGCGGCACCCGGCGCATGAACCCCACCAGCAGCGCCCCACCGGCCACCCCGACCGCCGCGCCGACCGCTAGCTGCAGCAGGAACTCGCCCGCGATGCTGCCCGCCGCGTCCAGGCCCGCGGTCTGGCCAGCGGTCAGCAGGCTGGCCATGAGCGCGATGCCGACCGGGTCGTTGGCGCCGGACTCCCCTTCCAGGATGGTGCCGCTGCGCCCGGCGACCTCCCGTCGGCCGAGCACCGAGAACACCACCACCGGGTCGGTCGGGGCCAGCGCTGTGCCCAGCAGCAGCGCCGGCCACCAGTCCAGACCGAACAGCGCGTGGGCGAGGACCGCCAGCGCCGCGGCGGTGACGAACGTGCCGGCCACGCCGACCCAGATCACCGGGCCTGCTGCCTCCCGGAACCGCTGCCAGCCAATGTGCATCCCGCCGTCGAACAGGATGATCGCAAGCGCCACGGTCACCACCCGCTGGACCGTGGTGACCGACAGCTGGCCCAGCGCTGGCACGACGTCGGAGGCCAGCGCGGCGGCGAGCAGGAAGATCGCGGGGGCGGGGACCCGGATTCGCTCGCTGATCGGGCTGGACAGCACCGCCGCCGTGATGGCGGCGGCGGCGGCCAGCACGAGCAGCGCGAAGTCCTCCACGTCGCTCATGGGCGCGCCGCCGCTCCGGCAGGCAGGACCTGCCGGAGACCACGCGTCTGGTGGGCCCATGGCGGGACGAGCTGCATGCGAGCGTGGAGCAGCGAGTCATCTCCCACCGGCTGGGCGCACGCCCGATGCCGGACGCAGAGCCAGCCCGGACCGCGCCGCACCTGACAGCCCCAACCCTCAGCTTGCGCCGAAGTGGCGCACCAGCTCGCGGGCGTAGAAGTCCTCCCAGCGCTCGTCCGGGTGGCGCCCGGTGTACGCCTTGTCCAGGCGCACCAGCAGGTAGGTCAGCTCGCTGCGGACCACCTTGCCGCCGAGCAGGCCGGGCAGCTCCGACAGGGTGACCAGCCACTGCGAGTACCACGACGCCCAGTCGTCATCGGCGCCGCCGGTGATCCGGAAGACGCGGTGATGGGTCTCGGCCGCCTCGTGGAGCAACTCGCTGACCTTGGCGGTGTGCTCGTCCATGTGCTCAGCCTCTCAGCTCGGTGGGTGTGCCATCCTGCCCCAGATGCAGCATCGGCTCCACGATCGGCTCCATGACAGTGGCGGCCGCGGCCCTCCGCCGCGAGCAGCACCCCTCGCAGGCAAGGGGAGCTGGTAACTGCCACGAAGGCGCCACGCGATCAGGGCGTTTCGGAGATCGCCGTAACAGCCGGGTAGAATCGCCCGCCATGCGCATCCGGTGCGTCCTGCTTGCCTTCCTCGCCCTGGCCGTGGGCGCCTGCGCCGCGCCACAGGACGGCGCGGGGCGGCCGGCAGCCGCGGCCCCCGCCACCACGGCTGCCGCCCGGGCCGCCACCGCCCCGACGGGCCCGGCCAGGCCCCTGCCGCACGGGATCACGCCGGCGGCCCGGCGCCCGCCGGCCCCCGCCCTGCGGGTGACCGCCTTCGACGGCCGCACGGTCACGCTGGACGGCTTCCGAGGGCGGCCCGTGGTGGTGAGCTTCTTCGAGTCCTGGTGCGGGATCTGCCGGGTCGAGCAGCCCGACCTGTCGCAGGTGGCCAAGGAGTTCGCCGGCCGGGTCGGTTTCGTCGGCGTCTCCTACCATGACACCGTGGCCGCCGGCCGCGCCTACCAGGGCCGCTTCGCCGTCCCCTACCCGCTCGCCAACGACGCGTCCGGCCGGACGTGGGCCCGCTGGCGTGTGCCATACCAGCCGGTCACGGTGCTGGTCGACAAGCAGGGCCGGGTCGCCGAGCGCTTCGACGGCGGGACCACGGGCGGAACCCTCCGCACCGCCCTGACCTACCTGGCCGGTGAGTGACCTGGTCGACCAGGCCGCCTCGGAGGAGACCGGCCCCGTCCGGCGGCAGCTCGGGTCGCTGTTCGAGCAGGACCAGCCTGAGCTGGCATCGGCGACGGCGTCACCGGCGGCCTGTGGGGAGCCGCAGCCGGCCACCCCGTTCAAGGGGCCACGGCGGGCGCTGTGGGCATGGCTGCTTCTCGCCCCGGCGGTGACCCTTGCGGTCGGGTTGGTGCTCGGCTTCGCCCTGGGGTCTGCGCGGGCCGGCAGCGAGCAGGTGAGCGCTCCGGCGACGCGCTCGTCGGCGACCCAGCCGTCTCCCACCCCCTCCACGTCGGTGGTGGTCTGGTCATCGGTTTCCTCGGCCTGCCTGGAGACCGCGACCAGGGGCGACGAAGTCATCGAGCTGCTCGTCACCAACAGGCGCAGCAGGATCCCTGACCTGCTCGTGGCTTACTCCGTGGCAAGTCGGCAATGCCGCAAGGACGCATACCCATGAACGAGCGCCCCTCGTGCGGTGCGGCATGTCAGCGGGTCAGCCGGCGTCGGTGACCTCGGCGAGCCGCCGGGCCAGGAAGTGCCGCTCGGCCCTGTTGGTGGCCAGGGAGAGCGCAGCTTGGTAGGCCCTCGCTGCCTCGTCGGCTCGGCCGAGGCGCCGGAGCAGATCGGCACGGGTGGCCGGAAGGTAGGGGTAGGCCGCGAGCCGTGGATCGTCGGCGACCGAGTCCAGGACGGCCAGCCCGGCCGCCGGGCCGTCCATCATGGCGACGGCGACGGCGCGGTTGAGCGCCACGACTGGGGACGGCCACACTGCAAGCAGCGCGTCGTACAGGCCGACCACCTCTCGCCAGTCCGTCTGGGCGTAGGTGGGGGCCTCTGCGTGGACAGCGGCGATCGACGCCTGCAGGGCGAAGCGGCCCGGACGGCCCCGGCGCAAGGCGCCGAGGACCAGCTCGCGGCCCTCGGTGATGGCCTGCTTGTCCCAGCACGAGCGGTCCTGTTCTTCGAGCAGCAGCAGTCGGCCGTCGGCGCCGGTGCGCGTCGCGCGACGCGCGTCGGTGAGCAGCAGCAGCGCGAGCAGCCCGCGGACCTCCCGCTCGTCGGGCATGAGGGCGTGCAGCATCCGGCCCAGGTCGAGGGCGCGCTCGACCAGGTCGGCCCGCACCAGCGCGTCGCCCCGCGGCGCGGTATGGCCGGTGGTGTAGAGCAGGTGGACGACCGTCAGCACCGCGTCCAGCCGGTCCGGCAGCTCATGGGCCGGAGGGACCCGGTAGGGGATGCGGGCCGCGGCGATCTTGTGCTTGGCCCGGGTGATGCGGGCCGCCATGGTGGGCTCGCTGACCAGGAACGCCCGGGCGATCTCGGCGGTGGTCAGCCCGCACACCAGCCGCAGGGTCAGCGCGACCTGCGCCTCGCGCGCCAGCGCCGGGTGGCAGCAGGTGAACACCAGCCGCAGCCGGTCGTCACCGATCATGCTCGCCTCCTCGCCGTCGGCTGGGTCGGGCGCTGCCTGCTCGGTGCCGACCAGCAGCGGCAGCTTGCGGCGCAGCGTCTGGGCGCGACGCAGCACGTCCACAGCCCGGTGCCGCGCGGTGGCGGTCAGCCAGGCGCCAGGGTTGGCGGGGACGCCACGCTCCGCCCAGGTCGCAAGCGCGGCGACGAAGGCGTCTTGGACGCACTCCTCGGCGGCGTCGAGGTCGCCGGTCACGCGCACCGTCGCGGCGACCACGAACGCCCACTCGCGACGGTGCGCCTCGGCCAGCGCCCGGCGGACCTCGACGCCGGTCACACCGACGGGGCCTCGCTCACGCCCCCGGCGGCGTGGCCCCAGAGGTGTCCATGACCGGCCGGAGCTCGATCCCGCCACCCGGGGCAGGGCACTGCTTGGCGAAGGCGAGGGCCTGGTCGAGGTCGGCCGCCTCGATGAGGTAGAAGCCGCCCAGGGCCTCCTTGGTCTCCACGAACGGACCGTCGGTCACGGCCTGGCCGCCTGCGGCGCCGTTGCGGACCGAGGTGGCCGTCGCCGTGGGCTCCAGGGCGTCGCCCGCGAGGATCTGGCCGCCCTGGGCTGCCACGCCCTGCGCGAACTCCCCGTGGGCCTTCATCATCCAGTCCCACTGCTCAGGTGTGGGGTCCGCGAAGCCGGACTCGTCACCGTAGATGAGCAGCATGTACTTCGCCATCGTGGCCTCCTTGGCCTCGGTGTGCTCTGACACTGTCCCGACGAACACCCCTCGCCCGAATCGACAGGCCGACCACCATCTCACAAAGACTTCTCGAGCACCGTCTGGGTTCCCGCTCGGCAAGCCGGTCCGCTCGGCAAGCCGGTCCGGTCGGCAGGCTGGTCTGCTCGGCAAGCCGGTCTGCTCGGCAGGCAGGTCCGGTCGGCCGAGGGTCGTCCGCTCGGGCTGGCGCCGCTCACCGTCCCTACCCTATCCAAACCCGACCCGGACGAACGGACCCTGGAGGAATCGGCATGTCGGCATGTCGGCTTGACCCGTCGAGACCCGTCAGGCCTTCGCCTTCGCCAAGCAGTGCCCTGCCCCGGACCGGACGGCTCAGCCGGTGCCGAAGAAGCGGGCGGTCCGGTGGGCGACGGCGAGCAGCACCTCGGCGGCGTGCGCCTCGCCCAGCTTGGTGTCCCAGGGCGTGCGCACGTAGAAGGCGTCCACCACCCGCTCACCCTGGGTGTCGATCTTGGCGACCCGGATGTCCAGGCCGAGGTCGCTGAGGGCGGCGGTCACCGCGTACAGCAGCCCGAGCGCGTCGCTGGCGCGCACCTCCACGACCGTCGAATGCTCCGACGCGTCGGGCAGCACCCGCACCTCGGGCGGGGCGGGGAGCGCGGCGCGGTAGTCGCGCGCCTTGCGCTCGAGCCTCGCCTCCACGGCCAGCCGCCCGGCGTAGGCGGCCTCGAGGTCTGCGGCCAGGCGCTCCCAGCGTGGTGCGTCGGGCGGCTGGACCAGGAAGCGCTCAAGCGCCAGCCCGCCCGTGGTCGACCACGCCCACGCCTGCCTGACCGACACGCGGTGCAGGGCGAGCACGCCCGCCGTCCGGGCCAGCGTGCCCGGGCGGTCCAGGGCGCACACGGTCACTGCGGCCAGGCCGCCCCCGGCGTCCCGGTCGATGCGGTGGCGGACCTCGCCCGCGGCCGGCGGCGCCAGCAGCAGGCGCAGCTCGTCGACCATCTCCTCGAGCGGGGTCGAGGCCAGGTAGGACGGTGGGAACGTGGCCAACAGCCGCTCGGCCCGCTCGGCCAGGGCCGGCTCGCGCGCCCCGACCGCGCGGGCCAGCGCCGCGAGCCTGTCCTGGCCGTCGCGCGCCCCCCGACCGGTCTGCCCGCCCGCCAGCGCCTGGTCGACCCGGCCGTACAGCTCGCGGACCAGCGACGCCTTCCAGTCGCCCCAGGCGTGCGGCCCGGTGGCGAGCCCGTCGGCCACGGTCAGCGCGTACAGCAGCCGCAGGCGGCGCGCGCTGCCGACCCGACCGGCGACCGCGCCGACCACCGCCGGGTCGTCCAGGTCGCGCCTGGTGGCCGTTTCCACCAGTAGCAGATGCCACCTGACCAGGGCGGCGACCTCCTCGACCTG
This region includes:
- a CDS encoding zf-TFIIB domain-containing protein produces the protein MNCPVDRTPLTMTERQGVEIDYCPSCRGVWLDRGELDKLIERSASWSPRRERGYGDHDDDYDDDDDDREHRSRSYGHESYGHRPYDKKQKRKGMLGELFDF
- a CDS encoding amino acid transporter, with the protein product MATTTGVASPRLAARFRSWLLEGLTDQAKQMEGPHGGATGRHQHSWWKVMCLTGVDYFSTLGYQPGIAALAAGVLSPIATILLVLLTLFGALPIYRRVAEESPHGEGSIAMLERLLSWWQAKLFVLVLLGFVATDFVITITLSAADATAHVLENPLMPSFLEGHRVAVTLLLIGLLGGIFLRGFREAIGIAVGLVATYLALNLVVVVVALQHVLENPQVVVDWRHLLTTSYSSPLAMIAVALIVFPKLALGLSGFETGVAVMPLVRGAPTDTPEHPEGRIRNTRKLLVTAALIMSGFLVTSSFATTVLIPHREFEKGGQASGRALAYLAHQYLGNGFGTAYDLSTISILWFAGASAMVGLLNIVPRYLPRYGMAPEWTRAVRPLALVFTCVAFAITLLFRADVEAQAGAYATGVLVLMSSAAIAVTLSARRRGRRSAVIAFGLVTLAFAYTTVANVLERPEGIRIASFFVVVIVTTSIISRATRATELRVTEVRMDAAARCFVDQAATGEISIIANEPDARDEAEYREKEEQTRAAHHLPADDPVLFLEVTVLDPSEFASVLHVTGEERYGYRILRADSSAVPNAIAALLLYIRDRTSTLPHAYFEWTEGNPVMNLLRYLVFGDGEVAPVTREVLREAEPNRRRRPFVHVA
- a CDS encoding sigma-70 family RNA polymerase sigma factor, whose product is MTGVEVRRALAEAHRREWAFVVAATVRVTGDLDAAEECVQDAFVAALATWAERGVPANPGAWLTATARHRAVDVLRRAQTLRRKLPLLVGTEQAAPDPADGEEASMIGDDRLRLVFTCCHPALAREAQVALTLRLVCGLTTAEIARAFLVSEPTMAARITRAKHKIAAARIPYRVPPAHELPDRLDAVLTVVHLLYTTGHTAPRGDALVRADLVERALDLGRMLHALMPDEREVRGLLALLLLTDARRATRTGADGRLLLLEEQDRSCWDKQAITEGRELVLGALRRGRPGRFALQASIAAVHAEAPTYAQTDWREVVGLYDALLAVWPSPVVALNRAVAVAMMDGPAAGLAVLDSVADDPRLAAYPYLPATRADLLRRLGRADEAARAYQAALSLATNRAERHFLARRLAEVTDAG
- a CDS encoding ABC transporter permease, coding for MTRFDGVRLVARRELVERTRDRSFLISTLVTLAILCAFIVVPKLLGSGRTPTYDIGLVGAESQRLSRALQEQAPLAGVKVKLHRPADLAAAEAALRDEKLDAVIVDGRQVVTKDDPDTELEVLVQSASRVARAQAALAGTDLNPAQIQSVLAPAPLPVQALEPSSPENRAREAIAFTAVFLLYGQIIGYGIAVASGVVEEKATRVVEVLLAAVRPVQL
- a CDS encoding TlpA disulfide reductase family protein, encoding MRIRCVLLAFLALAVGACAAPQDGAGRPAAAAPATTAAARAATAPTGPARPLPHGITPAARRPPAPALRVTAFDGRTVTLDGFRGRPVVVSFFESWCGICRVEQPDLSQVAKEFAGRVGFVGVSYHDTVAAGRAYQGRFAVPYPLANDASGRTWARWRVPYQPVTVLVDKQGRVAERFDGGTTGGTLRTALTYLAGE
- a CDS encoding YciI family protein; its protein translation is MAKYMLLIYGDESGFADPTPEQWDWMMKAHGEFAQGVAAQGGQILAGDALEPTATATSVRNGAAGGQAVTDGPFVETKEALGGFYLIEAADLDQALAFAKQCPAPGGGIELRPVMDTSGATPPGA
- a CDS encoding potassium/proton antiporter is translated as MSDVEDFALLVLAAAAAITAAVLSSPISERIRVPAPAIFLLAAALASDVVPALGQLSVTTVQRVVTVALAIILFDGGMHIGWQRFREAAGPVIWVGVAGTFVTAAALAVLAHALFGLDWWPALLLGTALAPTDPVVVFSVLGRREVAGRSGTILEGESGANDPVGIALMASLLTAGQTAGLDAAGSIAGEFLLQLAVGAAVGVAGGALLVGFMRRVPLPSEGLYPLRVLAAAMVIYGAATVAHGSGFLAVFIAGILAGDARAPYKGEIERFHAALASLAEIVAFIVLGLTVGLHTLPDGGAWRIGLALAVLLTFVVRPLLVGLLLLPVRLTWGERLFVLWAGLKGAVPILLGTFLLAAGVPDASRLYAVVFVVVAFSVVVQGGLVPAVAARLGVPMRIVEPEPWSLGVRFRHEPRGLRRHVVAAGSPADGCMIGDLDLGEDVWISLVIRHGQLVPVQGSTALRAGDEILALTDPQRAPDLAPLFTAPRPGTRDADPTPS
- a CDS encoding ATP-binding cassette domain-containing protein; protein product: MLELKGLTRRYGDLVALDDLSFTVAEGQMFGFVGPNGAGKTTAMRIILGVLEPDAGEVRWRGRPMNGEIRKRVGYIPEERGLYPRMRVRDQLEYFARLHGLSAREARDAAAYWIEQLGVAQRASDRVEALSLGNQQRVQLAAALVHDPELLVLDEPFSGLDPVGVDVLAGVLKAKAAEGTPVIFSSHQLELVERLCEAVAIINKGRLVATGGVAGLRAAGRRRRLQVDVAGAPADWATGVPGMTVVDKSNGRVLRELDDDGDEQQVLDAARAAGRVTHFSAVEPSLADLFRQAVQA
- a CDS encoding zinc metalloprotease HtpX, with protein sequence MGGRNYLKTTLLLASMSAVVLFIGSTIGGGRFLPLALGFAILMNGVAYFFSDKIAIRAARAAPVTEAEFPELYRIVQGLAVKASIPMPKLYVSPSRQPNAFATGRNPQHAAVAVTQGILPILDRRELEGVLAHELSHVMNRDILISSVAATMGAIITFLARLAWFIPLGGGDRDRNPLAEIALLILGPIAALVIQMAVSRSREFGADSSGAKLTADPLALASALRKIDAYSRGTLPATTSPSTAHLFISNPFKGSAGLAKMFSTHPPTAERVARLEAMVYDPRRY